The following are encoded together in the Myxococcus xanthus genome:
- the pheT gene encoding phenylalanine--tRNA ligase subunit beta, whose translation MKISVKWLGDYVALPPSEDELARKLTAAGLEIEGMERPAEALRGVVVAQIKESVQHPNADKLSVTQVDIGGTALLQVVCGAKNFKVGDKVPLATVGAKLPNGMDIKQAALRGVDSFGMLCSSKELGLSEESSGLLILPADTRVGTPIAEAVGLDGVVLEVNVTPNRPDALSHLGVAREVSVVTGSALKVPQPKPAESGTPAAEQVKVRVEAPDRCPRYVARVVENVKIGPSPQWMQDRLKAAGVRAINNVVDVTNYVNLEYGQPLHAFDLEKLAGQEIVVRTATRGEKLKTLDGKDRVLDVDDLVIADKDRAQAIAGVMGGGDSEVTEGTRRLVLESANFQGSTVRRSSKRHGLHTEASHRFERGADMDAVVPAIDRAAQLIAELAGGTVAPGRVDVYPAPKPPRKVTLRFARVEQVLGVAVAEKEVRRILEALGFKAVEEGTGQATYEVPRARVDVEREEDLLEEVARIYGYDNIPATLPRGLATLAPEPANAEAERRMRQALAGAGFDEVVNYSFVAPRSLEVLGGAEKPVALLNPLSTEQSVMRTSLLPGLLENLSRSVRHQVEAVAIYETGRAYFQDAEGGQGQRPAAREVPRVAGLVWGLRGGGRSWTHKDARADFYDAKAAVEGLLGALRVEGVTYVPAGPAAYHPKAVAQVKAADGTVLGHVGEVHPRVAKALGLPDGVFVFELDTEPLYAASKLVPAYRSLPRFPAVLRDLAVVVPLELPNDEVRRVILEVGKPLVEDAQVFDVYTGEQIPQGRKNLAYALRYRSAERTLTDVEVNEAHQRIVDEVKQRLGAALRA comes from the coding sequence GTGAAGATTTCGGTGAAGTGGCTGGGCGATTACGTGGCGCTGCCGCCGTCCGAGGACGAGCTGGCGCGCAAGCTGACCGCCGCGGGCCTGGAGATTGAGGGAATGGAGCGCCCCGCGGAAGCCCTTCGCGGCGTGGTGGTGGCGCAAATCAAGGAGTCCGTGCAGCACCCCAACGCGGACAAGCTGTCCGTCACGCAGGTGGACATCGGCGGGACGGCGCTGCTCCAGGTGGTGTGCGGCGCGAAGAACTTCAAGGTGGGCGACAAGGTGCCGCTGGCCACCGTGGGCGCGAAGCTGCCCAACGGCATGGACATCAAGCAGGCGGCGCTGCGCGGCGTGGACAGCTTCGGCATGCTCTGCTCGTCCAAGGAGCTGGGCCTGAGCGAGGAGTCCAGCGGCCTGCTCATCCTTCCGGCGGACACGCGCGTGGGCACGCCCATCGCGGAGGCCGTGGGGCTGGATGGCGTGGTGCTGGAGGTGAACGTCACGCCGAACCGCCCGGACGCGCTCAGCCACCTGGGCGTGGCGCGCGAGGTGAGCGTGGTGACGGGCTCCGCGTTGAAGGTGCCCCAGCCGAAGCCCGCGGAGTCGGGCACGCCCGCCGCCGAGCAGGTGAAGGTGCGCGTGGAGGCCCCGGACCGCTGCCCGCGCTACGTGGCGCGCGTGGTGGAGAACGTGAAGATTGGCCCGTCTCCGCAGTGGATGCAGGACCGGCTGAAGGCGGCCGGGGTGCGCGCCATCAACAACGTGGTGGATGTCACCAACTACGTGAACCTGGAGTACGGGCAGCCGCTGCACGCCTTCGACCTGGAGAAGCTGGCCGGTCAGGAGATTGTCGTCCGTACGGCGACGCGCGGCGAGAAGCTCAAGACGCTGGACGGCAAGGACCGCGTCCTGGACGTGGATGACCTGGTCATCGCGGACAAGGACCGGGCGCAGGCCATCGCTGGCGTCATGGGCGGCGGCGACAGCGAGGTGACCGAGGGCACCCGGCGGCTGGTGCTGGAGTCGGCGAACTTCCAGGGTTCCACGGTGCGGCGTTCGTCGAAGCGGCACGGGCTGCACACGGAGGCATCGCACCGCTTCGAGCGCGGGGCGGACATGGACGCCGTGGTGCCGGCCATTGACCGGGCGGCACAGCTCATCGCGGAGCTGGCGGGGGGCACGGTGGCTCCTGGCCGCGTGGACGTGTACCCGGCGCCGAAGCCGCCTCGGAAGGTGACGCTGCGCTTCGCCCGGGTGGAGCAGGTGCTGGGCGTGGCCGTGGCGGAGAAGGAGGTCCGCCGCATCCTGGAGGCGCTGGGCTTCAAGGCGGTGGAGGAGGGGACGGGGCAGGCGACGTACGAGGTGCCTCGGGCCCGTGTCGACGTGGAGCGCGAGGAGGACCTGTTGGAGGAGGTCGCGCGCATCTACGGCTACGACAACATTCCGGCGACGCTCCCGCGGGGACTGGCCACGCTGGCCCCGGAGCCCGCGAATGCCGAGGCCGAGCGCCGCATGCGTCAGGCGCTGGCCGGGGCGGGCTTCGACGAGGTGGTGAACTACTCGTTCGTCGCGCCGCGCAGCCTGGAGGTGCTGGGTGGGGCGGAGAAGCCGGTGGCGCTGCTCAATCCATTGAGCACCGAGCAGTCGGTGATGCGCACCAGCCTGCTGCCGGGCCTGCTGGAGAACCTGTCCCGCAGCGTGCGGCACCAGGTGGAGGCGGTGGCCATCTACGAGACGGGCCGGGCCTACTTCCAGGACGCGGAAGGCGGGCAGGGGCAGCGTCCGGCGGCGCGCGAGGTGCCTCGCGTGGCGGGTCTGGTGTGGGGCCTGCGCGGTGGTGGCCGGAGCTGGACGCACAAGGATGCCCGCGCGGACTTCTACGACGCGAAGGCGGCGGTGGAGGGGCTACTGGGCGCACTCCGCGTGGAGGGCGTGACGTACGTGCCCGCGGGGCCAGCGGCGTACCACCCGAAGGCCGTGGCGCAGGTGAAGGCGGCGGACGGCACGGTGCTGGGCCACGTGGGCGAGGTGCACCCCCGGGTGGCGAAGGCGCTGGGCCTGCCGGACGGGGTGTTCGTCTTCGAGTTGGACACGGAGCCGCTGTACGCGGCCTCGAAGCTGGTGCCGGCGTACCGGTCGCTGCCGCGTTTCCCGGCGGTGCTGCGGGACCTGGCGGTGGTGGTGCCGCTGGAGTTGCCCAACGACGAGGTGCGTCGGGTGATCCTGGAGGTGGGCAAGCCGCTGGTGGAGGACGCTCAGGTGTTCGACGTGTACACCGGTGAGCAGATTCCCCAGGGTCGGAAGAACTTGGCGTACGCGCTGCGCTACCGCTCGGCCGAGCGGACGCTGACCGATGTGGAGGTCAACGAGGCGCATCAGCGCATCGTGGATGAGGTGAAGCAGCGGCTGGGGGCTGCCTTGCGCGCCTGA
- a CDS encoding integration host factor subunit alpha has protein sequence MTKADIIEGVYEKVGFSKKESAEIVELVFDTLKETLERGDKIKISGFGNFQVRQKKARVGRNPQTGKEIEISARRVLTFRPSQVLKSALNGEAPPEDHAEIDAREEAAADAAEARGEDFDEEGMEDMEG, from the coding sequence ATGACGAAGGCGGACATCATCGAGGGTGTCTACGAGAAGGTCGGCTTCTCGAAGAAGGAGTCGGCCGAAATCGTGGAGCTCGTGTTCGACACGCTCAAGGAGACCCTGGAGCGCGGGGACAAGATCAAGATCTCCGGGTTCGGCAACTTCCAGGTGCGCCAGAAGAAGGCGCGCGTGGGCCGCAACCCGCAGACGGGCAAGGAGATCGAGATCTCGGCGCGCCGGGTGCTGACCTTCCGGCCGAGCCAGGTGCTGAAGAGCGCCCTGAACGGTGAGGCGCCGCCGGAGGATCACGCGGAGATCGACGCCCGGGAGGAAGCCGCCGCCGACGCGGCCGAGGCCCGTGGCGAGGACTTCGACGAAGAGGGAATGGAGGACATGGAAGGGTGA
- a CDS encoding uracil-DNA glycosylase, giving the protein MTKLESLHKEITDCRACPRLVEWREEVARVKRRAYRDWNYWGLPVPGFGDPKARLIIVGLAPAAHGANRTGRMFTGDRSGDFLYAGLHRAGFANQALSEHRDDGLRLKDAFIVSAARCAPPDNKPLPEELARCAPFLDRELALLPGRVMLALGAIGWNAALVALARQGMEVPSPRPAFGHGAELRLPGGRTLLGCYHVSQQNTQTGRLTPAMFDAVMSRVHTLLETADPKARGKS; this is encoded by the coding sequence GTGACGAAGCTGGAGTCGCTACACAAGGAGATCACCGACTGCCGGGCCTGTCCCCGGCTGGTGGAGTGGCGGGAGGAGGTGGCGCGAGTAAAGCGCCGCGCCTACCGCGACTGGAATTACTGGGGATTGCCCGTTCCCGGCTTTGGAGACCCCAAGGCCCGGCTCATCATCGTCGGGCTGGCGCCGGCGGCCCATGGGGCGAACCGGACGGGGCGGATGTTCACCGGAGACCGCTCGGGCGACTTCCTCTATGCCGGGTTGCACCGCGCGGGCTTCGCGAATCAGGCCCTCAGCGAGCACCGGGATGACGGGCTCCGGCTGAAGGACGCCTTCATCGTGTCGGCGGCGCGCTGTGCTCCGCCCGACAACAAGCCCCTCCCAGAGGAGCTGGCCCGCTGCGCACCGTTCCTGGATCGCGAGCTGGCGCTGCTGCCGGGCCGGGTGATGCTCGCGCTGGGGGCCATCGGCTGGAACGCCGCGCTCGTGGCCCTGGCGCGGCAGGGGATGGAGGTACCGTCGCCTCGGCCCGCGTTCGGGCATGGGGCGGAGCTGCGCCTGCCGGGCGGCCGGACGCTGCTGGGCTGCTACCACGTCAGCCAGCAGAACACGCAGACGGGGCGGCTGACCCCGGCGATGTTCGACGCCGTCATGTCCCGGGTCCACACGCTGCTGGAAACGGCGGATCCGAAGGCGCGCGGGAAGAGTTGA
- the pheS gene encoding phenylalanine--tRNA ligase subunit alpha gives MRDRLLALAESARREIGGASELSAVEALRVRYLGKKGELSGVLGGMGKLPPDERRSLGEVANSVKAELEKLLAEAVERAEAAALEAQLQGPGLDVTLPGRGVALGSRHPVSRTMEEIVRTFSRLGFDVASGPEIELDYFNFEALNLPKDHPARDMQDTFYVDEATLGHAKKADSSALLRTHTSPVQVRYMLNRKPPIRAVMPGRVYRRDSDITHTPMFHQVEGLLVDKGVTFAELKGSLAAFVTAFFGSDTRTRFRPSFFPFTEPSAEVDITCTNCAGKGCRICKQTGWLEVLGSGMVHPNVFTSAGYDPNEVTGYAFGMGVERIAMLRYRIDDLRMMFENDARFLEQF, from the coding sequence ATGCGGGATCGGTTGCTGGCGCTCGCGGAGTCCGCGAGGCGGGAGATTGGCGGCGCGTCGGAGCTGTCCGCGGTGGAAGCACTGCGGGTCCGCTACCTGGGCAAGAAGGGTGAGCTGTCCGGCGTGCTGGGCGGCATGGGCAAGCTGCCCCCGGACGAGCGGCGCTCGCTGGGCGAGGTGGCCAACAGCGTGAAGGCGGAGCTGGAGAAGCTGCTCGCCGAGGCCGTGGAGCGCGCCGAGGCGGCCGCGCTGGAGGCCCAGCTTCAGGGCCCGGGCCTGGACGTGACGCTGCCCGGACGCGGCGTGGCGCTGGGCAGCCGGCACCCCGTGTCGCGGACGATGGAGGAGATTGTCCGGACCTTCTCGCGGCTCGGCTTCGACGTGGCCAGCGGCCCCGAGATCGAGCTGGACTACTTCAACTTCGAAGCGCTGAACCTGCCGAAGGACCACCCCGCGCGGGACATGCAGGACACCTTCTACGTGGACGAGGCCACGCTGGGCCACGCGAAGAAGGCGGACAGCTCCGCGCTGCTGCGCACGCACACGTCCCCGGTGCAGGTGCGGTACATGCTCAACCGCAAGCCGCCCATCCGCGCGGTGATGCCGGGCCGGGTGTACCGGCGCGACTCGGACATCACGCACACGCCGATGTTCCACCAGGTGGAAGGCCTGCTGGTGGACAAGGGCGTGACGTTCGCCGAGCTGAAGGGCTCGTTGGCGGCGTTCGTGACGGCGTTCTTCGGTTCGGACACGCGCACGCGCTTCCGCCCGTCCTTCTTCCCCTTCACGGAGCCCTCCGCCGAGGTGGACATCACCTGCACGAACTGCGCGGGCAAGGGCTGCCGCATCTGCAAGCAGACGGGGTGGTTGGAGGTGCTGGGCAGCGGCATGGTGCACCCCAACGTCTTCACCTCCGCCGGGTATGACCCGAACGAGGTGACGGGCTACGCGTTCGGCATGGGCGTGGAGCGCATCGCCATGCTGCGCTACCGCATCGACGACCTGCGGATGATGTTCGAGAACGACGCGCGGTTCCTCGAGCAGTTCTGA
- the rplT gene encoding 50S ribosomal protein L20 — MRVKKGVKARRRRNRILKLAKGYRGRRKNCYKRANEAVERALDYASRDRMQRKRDFRRLWIVRINAAARTVGLSYSKLIAGLAKAKIGLDRKVLSDMAIADPSGFAAVANIAKAA, encoded by the coding sequence ATGCGCGTGAAGAAGGGTGTCAAGGCCCGTCGTCGTCGTAATAGGATTTTGAAGCTGGCCAAGGGTTACCGCGGCCGTCGGAAGAACTGCTACAAGCGCGCCAACGAGGCGGTTGAGCGGGCGCTGGACTACGCCAGCCGCGACCGCATGCAGCGCAAGCGGGACTTCCGTCGCCTGTGGATCGTCCGCATCAACGCGGCCGCCCGCACGGTGGGCCTCTCCTATTCGAAGCTGATCGCGGGCCTCGCGAAGGCGAAGATCGGCCTGGACCGCAAGGTTCTGTCCGACATGGCCATCGCGGATCCGTCGGGTTTTGCGGCCGTCGCCAACATCGCGAAGGCGGCCTGA
- a CDS encoding AI-2E family transporter, which produces MPPPRGQDKAAAEPARARVAEPVAVAENALSETDARRIDLWWSGVMVGSLGLVFALLSVFGGVAVPVLLALSGAYIFNPIVTELEKRRLDRTWGTTLVFAVGTLMLVGAVLYLIPVFREEASKLPDFFHRASTQVVPKVEGLVGHSLPDLVRQRTTELGKQASELVQSAGPAAARILASFAGNTARLVVTLLGLSVVPVLAFFFLQDYPRLMGMVKDLLPRRAVGLVSRRFAEVDEVLSAFVRGQLIVGGVLSVIYAAGLSAARIDMAIVIGVIAGFGNMVPYLGTGVGIVLSLVGLMLSWQGPWQLAAVAATFVIGQMLEGFVITPRIVGEKVGLAPVAIILAILAFGELFGFVGILLAVPVAAILKVVLSVVVERYRRTRLYTGEPKSP; this is translated from the coding sequence GTGCCGCCGCCGCGTGGCCAGGACAAGGCCGCGGCCGAGCCGGCCCGTGCGCGGGTCGCCGAGCCCGTGGCGGTGGCCGAGAATGCCCTGTCCGAGACGGACGCCCGGCGCATCGACCTGTGGTGGTCGGGGGTGATGGTGGGCTCGCTGGGGCTGGTGTTCGCGCTGCTCTCCGTCTTTGGCGGAGTGGCGGTGCCAGTGCTGCTCGCACTGTCGGGCGCGTACATCTTCAATCCCATCGTCACCGAGTTGGAGAAGCGGCGGCTGGACCGCACGTGGGGGACGACGCTCGTCTTCGCGGTGGGGACGCTGATGCTGGTCGGCGCGGTGCTGTACCTCATCCCGGTGTTCCGGGAGGAGGCGTCGAAGCTGCCGGACTTCTTCCACCGCGCGAGCACCCAGGTGGTGCCGAAGGTGGAAGGGTTGGTGGGGCATTCGTTGCCGGACCTGGTACGCCAGCGCACCACCGAGCTGGGAAAGCAGGCGTCAGAGCTGGTCCAGAGCGCGGGGCCGGCGGCGGCGCGCATCCTGGCGAGCTTCGCGGGCAACACGGCGCGGCTGGTGGTGACGTTGCTGGGCCTGTCGGTGGTGCCGGTGCTGGCCTTCTTCTTCCTGCAGGACTACCCCCGGCTGATGGGCATGGTGAAGGACCTGCTGCCCCGGCGCGCAGTGGGACTGGTGAGCCGGCGCTTCGCGGAGGTGGATGAGGTGCTCTCCGCCTTCGTGCGCGGCCAACTCATCGTCGGCGGCGTGCTGTCGGTCATCTATGCGGCGGGCCTGTCCGCGGCGCGCATCGACATGGCCATTGTCATTGGGGTGATTGCCGGCTTCGGCAACATGGTGCCGTACCTGGGCACGGGCGTGGGCATCGTGCTGTCGCTGGTGGGGCTCATGCTGTCGTGGCAGGGGCCGTGGCAACTGGCGGCGGTGGCGGCCACCTTCGTCATCGGGCAGATGCTGGAGGGCTTCGTCATCACCCCGCGAATCGTGGGGGAGAAGGTCGGGCTGGCGCCGGTGGCGATCATCCTGGCCATCCTCGCCTTCGGTGAGCTGTTCGGCTTCGTGGGCATCCTGCTGGCGGTGCCGGTGGCGGCCATCCTCAAGGTGGTCCTGAGCGTGGTGGTGGAGCGCTACCGCCGGACGCGGCTCTACACGGGGGAGCCCAAGTCGCCGTGA
- the rpmI gene encoding 50S ribosomal protein L35 produces MPKLKTRSSAKKRFDVKKSGKVKHGKAFAKHLFTFSKTPKSKRSNRGTGHLRDMDAKKVIKEMFPYGG; encoded by the coding sequence ATGCCGAAGTTGAAGACCCGCAGCAGCGCGAAGAAGCGCTTTGACGTGAAGAAGAGCGGCAAGGTCAAGCACGGCAAGGCCTTCGCGAAGCACCTCTTCACGTTCTCGAAGACGCCGAAGTCCAAGCGCAGCAACCGCGGGACCGGCCACCTTCGCGACATGGACGCGAAGAAGGTCATCAAGGAGATGTTCCCCTACGGGGGCTGA
- the thrS gene encoding threonine--tRNA ligase, producing the protein MSDIITVTLPDGSQKQTARGTTIADFVRESIGPGLAKAALFARVNGQDMDLARKLDEDVKLQIFTPKSPESLELIRHDAAHVVASAVQKLFPGTQVTIGPATEEGFYYDFFREKPFTPEDLEKIEAEANAELKRDMAFVRTEISMDEAVRLFEEKGEKFKVEIVKDIAAKGAKTLTLYTHGDWVDFCLGPHAPSTGKIGIIKILSSSGAYWRGDHRNPMLQRVYGTAFFDKKQLAEYLTRIEESKKRDHRKLGKELDLFHFHPYSPGSAFWTPKGTTLYTTLSNWMRQLTQNDGYVEIKTPLMFNKGLWETSGHWGKYKENMFLVLDSESGEHDFSLKPMNCPSHHLFYGFKKHSYRDLPLRYHTQDVLHRNEAAGSLGGLTRVRQFAQDDAHIYCTEAQITDEVRRFVKLLDHVYKAVGLTYAVKLSTRPEQRLGDDSLWDRAEGGLKAALESLGLEYELAPGDGAFYGPKIDFAVSDSIGRRWQLGTMQLDYLAPERFDLTYVGEDNAEHRPVVLHRAIFGSFERFTAILIEHFAGAFPAWLAPIQAVLVTVADRQNDYARKVRDSLRAKGYRVEFDERGLSMNAKIREAQLQKVPFTLVVGDNEVSGEGVSPRRYGGEDLKTMKVTDFEALLAKEAALP; encoded by the coding sequence ATGTCCGACATCATCACGGTGACGCTCCCCGACGGCTCGCAGAAGCAGACGGCCCGGGGGACCACGATCGCGGACTTCGTGCGGGAGAGCATCGGCCCCGGCCTGGCGAAGGCCGCCCTCTTCGCGCGCGTGAATGGCCAGGACATGGACCTGGCCCGCAAGCTGGACGAGGACGTGAAGCTGCAGATCTTCACGCCCAAGAGCCCCGAGTCCCTGGAGTTGATCCGCCACGACGCCGCCCACGTGGTGGCCAGCGCGGTGCAGAAGCTCTTCCCGGGCACGCAGGTGACCATCGGTCCCGCGACGGAGGAGGGCTTCTATTACGATTTCTTCCGCGAGAAGCCCTTCACGCCCGAGGACCTGGAGAAGATCGAGGCCGAGGCGAACGCCGAGCTGAAGCGGGACATGGCCTTCGTCCGCACCGAAATCTCCATGGACGAGGCCGTGCGCCTGTTCGAGGAGAAGGGCGAGAAGTTCAAGGTCGAGATCGTCAAGGACATCGCGGCCAAGGGCGCCAAGACGCTGACGCTCTACACGCACGGTGACTGGGTGGACTTCTGCCTGGGGCCCCACGCGCCCAGCACGGGGAAGATCGGCATCATCAAGATCCTCTCCTCCAGCGGAGCGTACTGGAGGGGGGACCACCGCAACCCGATGCTCCAGCGCGTCTACGGCACTGCCTTCTTCGACAAGAAGCAACTGGCGGAGTACCTGACGCGCATCGAGGAGTCGAAGAAGCGCGACCACCGCAAGCTGGGCAAGGAGCTGGACCTCTTCCACTTCCACCCGTACTCGCCGGGCTCCGCCTTCTGGACCCCGAAGGGCACCACGCTCTACACCACGCTGTCGAACTGGATGCGTCAGCTGACGCAGAACGACGGCTACGTGGAGATCAAGACGCCCCTGATGTTCAACAAGGGGCTGTGGGAGACCAGCGGCCACTGGGGCAAGTACAAGGAGAACATGTTCCTCGTGCTCGACAGCGAGTCGGGGGAGCATGACTTCTCGCTCAAGCCGATGAACTGCCCGTCGCACCACCTGTTCTACGGCTTCAAGAAGCACAGCTACCGCGACCTGCCGCTGCGCTACCACACGCAGGACGTGCTGCACCGCAACGAGGCGGCGGGCTCCCTGGGCGGCCTCACGCGCGTGCGCCAGTTCGCGCAGGACGACGCGCACATCTACTGCACGGAGGCGCAGATCACCGACGAGGTGCGGCGCTTCGTGAAGCTCCTGGACCACGTCTACAAGGCGGTGGGCCTCACCTACGCGGTGAAGCTATCCACGCGGCCCGAGCAGCGCCTGGGCGATGACTCCCTGTGGGATCGCGCCGAGGGCGGCCTCAAGGCCGCGCTGGAGTCGCTGGGCCTCGAGTACGAGCTGGCCCCGGGTGACGGCGCGTTCTACGGCCCGAAGATCGACTTCGCGGTGTCGGACAGCATCGGCCGCCGGTGGCAGCTGGGCACCATGCAGCTGGACTACCTGGCGCCCGAGCGCTTCGACCTGACCTACGTGGGCGAGGACAACGCCGAGCACCGCCCCGTGGTGCTCCACCGCGCCATCTTCGGCTCGTTCGAGCGCTTCACGGCCATCCTCATCGAGCACTTCGCCGGCGCCTTCCCGGCCTGGCTGGCCCCCATCCAGGCGGTGCTGGTGACGGTGGCGGACCGGCAGAACGACTACGCTCGGAAGGTTCGGGACTCCTTGAGGGCGAAGGGCTACCGGGTGGAGTTCGACGAGCGCGGCCTGTCGATGAACGCGAAGATCCGCGAAGCCCAGCTCCAGAAGGTGCCGTTCACCCTGGTGGTGGGCGACAACGAGGTGTCGGGCGAGGGCGTGTCGCCGCGGCGGTATGGCGGCGAGGACCTCAAGACGATGAAGGTGACGGACTTCGAGGCCCTGCTGGCGAAGGAAGCGGCCCTGCCGTGA